In the Agrococcus beijingensis genome, ATCCGTCCGGCACCGGGTACGCGGATGCGTTCGCCCGCTTCGCGTCGGAGCGCTGGGGCGCCGAGGTGGCCGTGCCGCGCACCGCGCTCGTCAGCGACGTGATGATGGGCGCCTTCGAGCTGATCCGGCTGCTGACGCCGCCCGGCGGCTCGGTGATCGTGACGAGCCCGGTCTACCCGCCGTTCCACGCGTTCTCGAAGCACGCGGAGCGGCGCGTGGTCGAGGCGCCGCTGGGCGCCGACCTGCGGCTCGACCTCTCCGCGGTCGAGGAGGCGTGCGCCCGCGTCGGCGGCGGCGGCAGCGGCGGCCCGAACGCCGTGCTGCTGCTCTGCAACCCGCACAACCCGACGGGCACGGTGCACACGCGCGCCGAGCTCGAGGCGCTCGCCCAGGTCACCGCCCGCTACGGGGTGCGGGTGATCTCGGACGAGGTGCACGCGCCGCTCGTGCTCGACGCCGACTTCACCCCCTACTGGACGGTCGACCCGCGCGGCCTGTCGCTCACCAGCGCCTCGAAGGCGTTCAACCTGGCCGGCCTGCGCACGGCGCTGATCGTCGGCGGCGAGGAGACGGGCGAGGATCTCGCGCGCATCGCCGAGGTCGTCAGCCACGGCCCCTCGCACATCGCGTCGATCGCCCACATCGCCGCCTTCGACGACGGCCGCGAGTGGCTCGACGAGGTGCTGGACGGCCTGCGCGCGAACCGCGCGACCCTCGCGCGGGCGCTCGCCGAGCACGCGCCGACGATCCGCTGGCGACCCGGCGAGGCGACCTTCCTCGCCTGGCTCGACTGCCGCGGCACGCGCGTCGCCGAGCCCGGATCGCGCGCCGACCCCGGCTACATCGGCCTCTCGACCGGCCCCGCGAAGGCCTTCCTCGAGCGGGCGCGGGTCGGGCTCAGCGCCGGCGAGGCGTTCGGCACCGGCGGCGAGAACCACGTGCGCTGCAACCTCGGCACCCGGCCCGACGTCATCGAGGAGGCCGTGCGCCGCATGGGCGCGATCGCCTGACCTTCCGGCAGGTCAGTCGGCAGCGGCGAGCAGGTCGACCATGCGCTCCTCGAAGCCCGGCTCGACCTCCATCACCACCCGGTGGCGGGCGCCCTCGCGCTCGGGCCACTCGCCCCAGGCGCCCTCGAGCGTCGTGACGGTGCGGCCGCGCGCCTCGCCGTCGCTGCAGTCGACGTGCACGTCGACGATCGGCGAGAGCGTCGTCCTCACGAGCCCGGTCGCCACCGCGAGCGCCAGCGCGTCGTGGTTGCCGGAGGCGCGCTCGCCCGTGTACTGCTCGTAGTAGGCGAGGTAGAAGTCGAGGATCGCCGACGAGAAGCGCCCCACCGCTCCGCCGGCCGCCAGCCGCGCCCGGTGCGCATCGGTGATGAGCGACGTCATCGTGACGTCGAGGCCCACCATCGTCAGCTCCCACTCGGCGTCGAAGACGACCTGCGCGGCCTCGGGGTCGTGCCAGATGTTCGCCTCGGCCGTCTCGCTGACGTTGCCGGGCGCGAGCGCCGCACCGCCCATGATCGTCACCTGACGGATGCGCTGCGGCAGCGTCGGGTCGGCGTCCAGTGCGTCCGCGAGGTTGGTGAGCGGGCCGACGGCGACGATCTCGAGGCTCCCCGCGTGCTCGTGGCTGAGCCGCAGCATCATCTCGACCGCGGTCTCCGACTGGAGGGTCGGCACGTGTGCCGTGTCCGCGCATCCGCCGAGCCCGTCGTCGCCGTGCACCTGGGGCGAGAAGACCGCGACCTCGCCGTTGCGCGGACCTGCGGCCCCCACGGCGATCGGCACGTCGCCGTGACCCGCCAGCTGCAGCACCTCGGAGGTGTTGCGGGCGCCCTGCGCCACGTCGATGTTGCCCCACACGATCGTGCAGCCGACGAGGTCGATCTCGTTCGACAGCGCGGCGGTGAAGATGGCGAGGGCGTCGTCGATGCCCGTGTCGACGTCGAGCAGCACAGTGGTCACCGGTCGAGCCTACGCGGGCTCGAGCCGCACCGGGCGTGCCTCCCGCGGCCGACGGCGGCCGGGCGGACACTGGTGCGCATGATGCGGATCCCCGATGTGCCGCAGCGCGAGCGCGTGCAGCTGCGCGCTGCGTGGGCCGAGGCGCTGGGCGTGACCGCGACCGTCTTCGACGGCGAAGGGATCACCTGGGTCGCGCGCGACGACCTCGACGTCGCGCTGGTCGTCGAGCTGGGCGCGGCGATGGTGGTCGCCGCGCCGCGCGCGGTGCTGCCGGCGCTCGAGCACCAGCACCGCTTCACGCTGCGGGACGCCGACGCGATCGCCGCGCTGCTGCCGCGGTCGCGGGCGATCGGGTCGTCGCACCTGCTGTTCGCCACCGCGCGGCCCGCCGCGCCCTCGCACCCGGTGGTCGTCGGCGACGACCGCGACCTCGTGAAGGTGCGCGAGGCGGTGAGCCCCGCGGAGTGGGACGAGTCGGGCGTCGAGCCGATGGAGCGCCACTGGGCGGTGCGCGAAGGAGGCGAGCCGGTCGCGATCGCCGGCTACCAGCGCTGGCGCTCGACGATCGCGCACATCGGCGTGGTCGCGACGCCCCTGGCGCGCGGCCGCGGCTGCGCGGCGGCGGCGGCGACCGCGGCCGTGTGCGCGGCCATCGACGCGGGGCTCGTCGCCCAGTGGCGCTGCCGCATCGGCAACGCCGCCTCGCTGCGGCTCGCCGACCGGCTGGGCTTCACCCGCATCGGCGCGCAGTCGGCCGTCGCGCTCGCGCGGTGGAGCTGAAGGCAGAGGCCATTTCTGGCCTCTGCCGCGACCCCAGCGCCGACGCCCGTCCCGGGCGTCGGGCAGGCAGGCTGGCGCCTCAGCTGATGCAGAGGCAGAACGGGTGCCCGGCCGGGTCGAGGAAGACGCGGAACGTCTCGCCCGGCTGGTGCTCGTGCTGCGTCGCGCCCAGCGCGATCACCGCGGCGCCCGCCTCGTCGAGGTCGTCGACGATCACGTCGAGGTGCATCTGCTGCGGATGCTCCTGCGTCGGCCACGCCGGCGCCCGGTAGTCGTCGACCTGCTGGAAGCAGATCATCTGGCCGAAGTCGGCCTTGATCTCGAACCAGTCGCCGCTGTCGTCGGCGCCGGGCTGCACCGGCCAGTCGAGCAGGGCGCCGTAGAAGCGCGCCAGCCCGGCCGCGTCGGGGCAGTCGATGACCAGGGTGGGGAAGCTCGCGATCGCCATGCCGCGACGGTACGCGACGGCACCCGCGCGACGGAACCCCACGCATCCGCCCCTCGAGTGCGGCGCGGGCGCCGGCTCAGAACCCGGTGACGAGCGGGAAGATGGGCAGCGCCTGCTGGTGGTGCGCGTGCACGATCACCAGGAAGACCACCGCGTCGAACAGCAGGTGCACGGTGACGACGTAGAAGAGGTTCTTCGTCCAGGAGAAGATCGCGCCCTGCACCAGCGCGAACGGGATCGTCAGCAGCGGGCCCCACGACTGGTAGCCGAGCTCCCACAGGAACGAGACGAAGATCGCCGCCTGCAGCAGGTTGGCGACCCACGGGCGGAAGTGGCGCATGAGCAGCGTGTAGACGGTGCAGATGAAGAACAGCTCGTCCCACAGGCCCACCGCGTTGACGCCGAGGAACAGCCGGCCGATCATGTCCCAGTCCGCGACCGCGGGCCAGTTGCGGTAGACGCCCGAGGTGAGGAAGTAGAAGGGCAGGATCAGGTAGGCGGCGGCCACGACCACCACGAGGTAGATCCACATGCGGCGCGACCAGCGGCCGCCCTTCCACGGGAACCGCACCGCGTGGTCGCGGTAGATCCAGCGCGAGATCGCGTACGGGATCAGCACCGCGCCGCCCAGCGCGATCGTGAAGCGCAGGATGCCCGCGTTCGAGATGTCGGCGTGCAGCGAGATCATGCTGATCCAGGTGAGCGCGATCGCGATGATCGCGAGGTCCTGGCCGAGCTTGCGCGAGCGGCCCGCGCGGTCGGTGAGGATGCCGCCGATGACGCCCGCCACCATCGGCAGGTAGCCCCAGTCGGTCATCACCCAGAACTGCAGCACCGCGCCCAGCGAGACGAGCGCCGCCGGCACGATCGCGATCGGATGCGTCGCGGTGCCGTCGGCCGCGATGCCGCGGGCGCGGACCTGCTGCGCCCTCGCCAAGATCGTCACACGACCAGCCTAGAGAGGTCTGGCAGGGCATCCGCCGACCGACGGATGCATCGGCCGTCATCCGTGCGGATGATCCGTCTCCGACGGGGGTCGGAAGAACCGCCGGATCGGGCGCCGCGCGACTGCGGGAGTGGCTGGATGGAGGCATGCACACCAACAGGCTCGACGCCCAGCGCCTCACCCACACCTACGGCTCCGGCAGCACCGCGGCCCCCGCCCTCGCCGACGTCTCGCTGACGATCGGCGCCGACGGCCCCGAGGCCGTCGCGATCATGGGGCCGTCGGGCTCCGGCAAGTCGACGCTGCTGCACGTGCTCGCCGGCATCGTCGCGCCTACCGACGGCCGCGTCGTCTGGCGCGGGCAGGATCTCGCCACCATGGGCGACGCCCGGCGCACCCGGCTGCGCCGCAGCGACTTCGGCTTCGTCTTCCAGTCGGGGCAGCTGCTGCCCGAGCTGCCCGCGATCGAGAACGTCGCACTGCCGCTCATGCTCGGCGGCGGCTCGCGCTCGGCGGCCGAGGCGCAGGCCGGCGCCCTGCTGCACCGGCTCGGCCTCGACGGCATGCTCGCCCGCCGGCCGGGCGAGCTCTCGGGCGGCCAGGCGCAGCGCGTCGCCATCGCCCGCGCGCTCGTCGGCCAGCCCGGCCTCGTCTTCGCCGACGAGCCGACCGGCGCGCTCGACCGCGCCACCGGCGACGCGGTGATGGCGCTGCTGATCGGCGCCACCCTCGGCCACGGCGCCTCGCTCGTCGTCGTCACGCACGACGCGGAGATCGCCGCCCTGTGCTCGCGCGTCGTGCGCCTGCAGGACGGCCGGATCGTGAGCGACGAGCGGGCAGCCCCGGAGCCCCCTGCGCAGGCCCCGCACCCGCTCGCGCCCGCGCCCGCGCCCGACGGGCACCCGCACGGTCGGCCGGGCACCGCATCCGCCCCCGCACCGCTGCCCGCGCACCCGTCGTACGGCGCGGCCCGCAGCGAGGCGGCCGTGCCGAACCCCATCGCCCACCGCGAGCAGCAGGCCTGGATCGAGGCGTCGCGATGAGCGCCCTGCGACTGTGGCTGCGGCTCGCCCGCGCCACCGGCCCCCGCGCGACCGACGTGCTCAGCGCGACCGCGTTCGCGTTCGCGACCGCGGCGCTGCTCGCGGTGCTCGGCGGCGTCAACGCCTTCCGGTTGCGGCTCGAGGGGGGCGTGGTCAACGAGAGCACCGGCACCTTCGTGCTGACCCTCGCCTTCGTGGCCGCCGCGCTGCTGCTGCCCGCCGTGTGGACGCTCGCGCAGGCCGCCGTGCGGCTCGCGATCGCCCGCCGCGACGATCGGCTCGCGGCGCTGCGGCTGGCCGGCGCCACCCGCGGCCAGGTGACCGGCTTGGCCGTGCTCGACGCGGTCGCGCAGGCGCTCGCCGGCGTCGTCGTGGGTGCCGCGCTGGCGCTGGCGGTGATCCCGCTGATCGCCCAGATCGAGTTCCAGGGGATCCCCTTCACCACCGCCGAGCTGCTGCCGCCGCTGTGGGTGTGGGCCGCAGCCGCGGGTGCCGTCGTCGTGATCGCGCTCGGCGCCGCCCTCGCATCGCTGCAGCGCGTGCACGTCACGCCGCTCGGCGTCGCGCAGCGCGTGAGCGCCAAGCGGCTGTCGCTCTGGCGCATCGCCGTCTTCGGCGTCGCCGCGCTGGTCTACGTGCTGGTCGTCGTGCTCGACGTGATCCCGGCCGAGACCAGCATCTCGATCGCGCTCGTCTCGGTGGTCGTGCTCGCCTACGCGTTCATCGGGCCGCTGGTGATCCAGGGGATCGCCTGGCTGGTCGCCAAGGGCGCCCGGAGCGCGGCCACGCTGCTCGCCGCCCGACGCGTCGTCGACGACCCGCGCGGCGCGTTCAACATCGTCGGCGCGATGGCGATCGCCGTGATGGCGGGCGGGTTCGCCTCGCTCGCGCCCGCGACGGTCGGCGGTGGCGACCAGATGAGCGACGACATGGCCACCGGTGCCGTGCTGACCATCGCCATCGCCGGCGTGCTGGGCGCCGTGCTCGCGGGCATCGCCCAGTCGGCCAAGGTGCTCGACCAGCGTCGCGAGCACCGGGCCATGCACCGCATGGGCGTCGAGCTGCCGGTGATGCGCGCGGCCATCGTGCGCCAGGTGGCGCTGCCGCTCGTGGTGGGCGTCGGCGGGGCCGCAGCGGCCGCGCTGCTGCTGATCCTGCCGCTGATCGCGCTCTGGATCGCCACGCCCGGCTCGATCATCGCCTGGGCGCTCACCGCCGTCGGCGCCGTGGCGGTCACGCTCGGCGCCACCTCGGCCGCGCTGCCGCTCGTGCGGCGGGTCGCGACGGCGTCGGCGCCCGCCTGACCCTGCCCGGCCGGCCTGCTGGCGCGCCTCAGCGGGCCGGCAGCAGCGGCACCACGTCCTCGGAGAACTGCTCCAGGAAGCGACGCTGGTCGCCGCCCGGCCCGTGGAACACCAGGTGCGTGAATCCCAGGTCGATGTAGTGGGCGATCGCGCCTGCGACCTGGGACGCATCCGCCCCCACGATCCAGCGCTTCGCGACCTGCTCGATGGGCAGCTCGTCGGCGAGGCGCTGCATCTCGATCGGGTCGTGCACCGCGTGCTTCTGCTCCTGCGACAGCGACAGCGCCGCCCAGAAGCGGGTGTTCTCGAGCGCGAGGTCGGCGTCGCGGTCGTACGAGACCTTGATCTCGATCATGCGGTCGACCTCTGCCGAGTCGCGCCCGGCCTTCGCCAGCCCCTCCTCGAGGCTCGCCACGATCGTGTCGCGGTAGTACTCGTCGCCCTTGCCCGAGGTGCAGATGTGGCCGTCGGCGAAGCGGGCCGCGTAGCGGGTCGTGGCGGGCCCGCCGCCGGCGACGGAGATGGGGATGGGCCGCTCGGGCCGGTCGTAGATCGTCGCCCCGTGCGTGCGGTAGAAGTCGCCCTCGAACTCGACGCGGTCCCCGCGCCACAGCTGCTTGATCAGCCGCACTGCCTCGCGCAGGCGCGCGAACCGCTCCTGCAGCTCGGGGTACTCGACGCCGATGATCTGCTCGTTGAGCGCCTCGCCCGTGCCGATGCCCAGGATCAGCCGCCCCGGGTGCACCTGCCCGAGCGTCGCGAACTGCTGCGCCACGACCGCCGGCTGGTAGCGCAGGGTCGGCGTGAGCACGGAGGTGCCGAGCGTGATCGACGAGGTGCGCTCGAGCGCCATGCCGAGCCAGGCGACCGCGTTCGGCGCGTGGCCGCCCTCGTGCCGCCACGGCTGCAGGTGGTCGCTGATGAACGCGCTGTCGAGGCCCACCCGCTCGGCGAGCTGCACGAGCTCGAGCAGCTCCGCCGGGGCGAACTGCTCGGCGCTGGCCTTGTATCCGTACCGCATGGCGCCCAGTCAAGCATCCCCCCGGCCGCTGCGCCGATCCGGCGGCGCCTATACGGGCAGCTCGAGCATCGCCCGGTCGGGGTGGCCGAAGCGGTGCGCGGTGATCGAGACGGACTGCTCGCGCAGGAACGGCAGCAGCTCGATGCGGCCCTCGGTCGTGACCGCTCCGTCGTAGACGGCGACGGCCGCGTTGCCCGCGAGCGCCCCGCGCAGCCGCGCGTCGGTGCCGACGAGGCGGATGCGTCGCACCGGCTCGGTCTCGTGCACGATGCCGAGCGCATCCTCGTCGCGCACCGGCAGCAGCGCCTCGCCGCTCTGGATGCGGCGGTGGAACTGCGCGTCGGTCTCCTCGACGACCTCGTCGATGCGCAGCTGCGGGATCGCCTGCCGCGACAGCCGCACGACGCCCGCGGGCACCTCGACCGCGCTGGAGATGCGCACCGCCGAACGGCTGCGCGCAGCTGCGGCGAGCAGCCGCACCAGGTCGACGACCGTGCCGTCGTCGGCGACGCGGATCAGCACCTCGGCGGGCCGGTAGCGGAAGACGTTGCGCTCGGCGGCGAGCGGCGGCACGGCGAGGCCCGAGACGTCCTTCGACACCCCGAACTCCTCCTCCCACCAGCGCGGGTCGCTGTTCGCCCCCGTGCGCACGCGGTCGAAGGCGAGGAAGTCGAGCGACGGCTGCGCGGCCTCGATGACCGCCGTCACCCGCGGGTCGAGCCCGTGCAGTCGCACCGACTCGCGCGGTCCTCGCTCGATCGGCTCCCAGTCGACGAGCGCCACCAGGGCGTTGGGGCCGCCGGCCTTCGCGCCCGGGCCGACCTGCGAGCGCTTCCAGCCCCCGATCGGCTGGCGGCGCACCACGGCGCCGGTGATGCCGCGGTTCACGAAGAGGCTGCCCGCCTGCACCTCGTCGAGCCAGTGCTCTACCTCGTCGGGGTCGAGGGAGTGGATGCCCGCCGTGAGCCCGAGGTCGGTGGCGTTCTGCACCTCGATCGCCTCCTCGAGGGTGTCGACCTCGATGAGCGAGAGGTGCGGGCCGAAGAGCTCGGTCAGGTGCGTCGCGGTGCCCGGGAGGACGGCGTCGCGGATGCCGGGCGACCAGAGCCGACCCGACGCATCCAGCGCCTTGGGCTCGAGCAGCCACTCCTCGCCGTCCTCGAGCGTGGTGAGGGCGCGCAGCAGCGCGCCGCGCGCCGGCTCGATGAGCGGGCCGATGTGCGTGCGGGCGTCGAGCGGCGAACCGACCCGCAGCGAGCTCGCCGCGTCGGCCAGCTGCCGGCGGAAGCGCTCGGAGTCGCCGACCGTGCCCACGAGGATCGCCACCGATGCGGCCGAGCACTGCTGCCCCGCGTGCAGGAACGCGCTGCGCACGATGTCGGCTGCGGCGAGCTCGAGGTCGGCGGAGGGCGTGACGACGATCGCGTTCTTGCCGCCCGTCCCGCCCAGCAGCGGCAGATCGTCGCGCCAGGTGCTGAACATCTCGGCCGTCTCGCTCGAGCCCGTGAGGATCACCCTGCCGACGGCGGGGTGGGCGATCAGCTGCTGCGCGACCGGCCCCTCGTCGACGTCGCAGAGCACGAGCACGTCGCGCGGCACGCCCGCCTCCCACAGCGCCTCGCACAGCACGGCGGCCGAGCGGCGCGCCCGCGGTGCGGGCTTCAGGATCACGGCCGAGCCGGTCGCGAGCGCCGCGGTGACGCCGCTGCAGGCGATGGCGACGGGGGCGCTCCAGGGCGGCGCGACCACGGTCAGGTGCACCGGTCGCGGGGTGGCGTCGGGCACCTGCTCGAGCAGGATCGCCTGATCGGCGTGGAGCCGGGCGAAGTCGATCGCCTGCGACACCTCGCCGTCGCCCTCGGCGAGCGTCATGCCGGTCTCGGCCAGCATGATCTCGACCAGCCGGCCGCGGTAGACGCCGAGCGCCTCGGCGGCATCGCGCAGCACCGAGGCCCGGTGCTCGGCACCCAGCTCGGCCCACGGAGCGCCGGCCTGGGCCGCGCGGTCGATGCGGCGCTCGAGGGTCGGCCAGTCGTCGATGCGGTTCATCTCGAGCGTGCGCAGCCCCAGCTGCGTCGCGGCGGCGCGCTGCACGATCTGGCGCGCCCAGTCGCGGTTGGCGGGCAGCGACGGGTCGGTGTCGGGCTCGTCGGCGAAGCCGGTCGGATGCGTCACGGAGTCGGCGAGGTCGCCCAGCCGGTTCTGGGTGCGGTTCGGGCGCTGCTCGCCGGCGGCGTCCTCCTCGGCGAGCCGCGCGATCGACGCCAGGAAGCGGTCGCGCTCCCGCTGGAACACGGCCGGGTCGGCCATGTCGGACAGGCTCGACATGAAGTTCTCGCCGGCCGCGTTCTCCTCGAGCCGGCGGATCAGGTAGCCGACCGCGGCGTCGAACTGGTCGGGCTTCACGACCGGCGCGGCGAGCACCAGGTGGGGGAAGACCTCGCGCACGGCGTCGCGGTGCTCGGCGGCCATGCCCAGCAGCATCTCGGCGTCGACCCGCTGGTGGGTGCCGTGGTCGCGAGCGAGCTCGGCGGCGTAGGCGAGGTCGAAGAGGTTGTGGCTGGCGACGCCCAGCCGCACGGCGAAGGCGTTCTCGGGCAGCAGCGCCTCGCGCAGCACGCGCTTGAAGCTGGCGTCGCTCGACGCCTTCGAGGCGGCGGTGGCGAGCGGCCAGCCGTGGATGGCCGCGTCGACCCGCTCCATCGCCAGGTTCGCGCCCTTCATGAGTCGCACCTTGATGCCGGCGCCGCCTTCGGCGCGGCGGTCCTTCGCGAACGCGGCCAGGCGGCGGTAGGCGGCGAGGGCGTCGGGCAGGTAGGCCTGCAGCGCGATGCCCGCCTCGAGCTTCGCGAGCTCGGGGCGCACGAGCAGGCGCTCGAAGACCGCGATGGTCAGGTCGAGGTGGCGGTACTCCTCCGTGTCGAGGGTGATGAGCTTCGGCGGGTTCGACTCCGCCGCGAGCCGGTAGAGCGGCAGCAGCCGGTCGACGACCTGGTCGACCGTCTCGTCGAAGGCCCACAGCTGCAGCTGCGGCGCGATCGACGACACCGTGATCGAGACGGAGCCGACGTCGTCGCGCTTGAGCAGCGCCACGATGCCCTCGAGGCGGCTGGCGGCCTCCTCGTCGCCGAGCACGGCCTCGCCGAGCAGGGTGAGGTCGACGCGCGTGCCGTCCTCGCGCAGCCTGGCGAGCGGCTTCGCGAGGCGGTTGGGCGACGCGTCGATGACGAGGTGGCCGAACATGTCGCGCATGGCGCGCTTCACGACCGGGATCACGAGCTTCGGCGCCACGAGGCCGAGGCCGCCGCCCGCGCTGAGGCCGAGCTTCAGGTACCAGTCGAGGAAGCCGGGCATCTCGCGGCTGAGCGTCTCGACGTTGCGCGCGCTGACCTTGGGATCCTCGGGCCGGATCACCTTGTCGACGAAGCCGACGGCGAAGTCGAGCCCCCTCGGATCCTGCAGCAGCCCGGCGAGCCGCTCGGCCGATTTCTCCTGCTTCGCCTCGCTCGGGCGGGCGAGCCAGCTGCGCACCCGCTCGATGGCGGCGAGGGCGTGCGGGTCGTCGGTGTCGGGCTCGGTGAGCACGACGGGCGCGACGGGCACCGGTGCGGCCGCTTCGGCCGCGACCGCGATCGGGTTGGGCACCGCCGTGGCGGTCGGGGCGGCGGATGCGCTGGGTCGCTCGGGCGCATCGGGCACGGCCGGCGCGGCCGGGGCGGCGGGCGCCGACGCGGTCGGCGCTGCCGGCGCGGGCGGTGCGCCGGGGGCAGGGGGTGCACCCGGAGCCGGCGGTGCGCCCGGAGCAGGCGGTGCGCCCGGAGCAGGCGTCTCGGGCATGCGCCACGGCTCGGGCGTTCTGGCGGGCAGCCAGTCGGGTGCGGGGGCCGGCGCCGGTGTCGGTGCGGGAGCCGGCTGGGGACGCGGCTCGGGCTCGGGCACCGGCCGCGGGTCGGGACGCGGCTCTGGCTCAGGCATCGGCCGGGGGTCAGGCCTCGGCTCGGGTGTCGGCTCGGGCTCGGGAGCCGGCGGCAGCTGCGGCGGCTCCGGCGCGGGCGGCGCCTCGGGCTCCGGCGCGGGCGGCGCCTCGGGCTCCGGCTGCGGTGCGCGCTCGGGCACCGCAGGCAGCGGGGCGTCCGGCTCGGGCGCGGCAGCGGCCGGCGCGTCCAAGCGTGCCTGCCGGGCTCGACGCTCCTCCTCGGCACGGGCGGCGACACGGGCCGAGACGGCGGCGGCGAGCCCGCCGATGCGCGGCTGATCCTGCTCAGGCAGCAGCGGCTCGACGGCGGGCGCNAGCGGGGCGTCCGGCTCGGGCGCGGCAGCGGCCGGCGCGTCCAAGCGTGCCTGCCGGGCTCGACGCTCCTCCTCGGCACGGGCGGCGACACGGGCCGAGACGGCGGCGGCGAGCCCGCCGATGCGCGGCTGATCCTGCTCAGGCAGCAGCGGCTCGACGGCGGGCGCGGGCTGCGCGCGATCGGCCTCGGCGGCATCCGTGGCGGCGTCGACGTCGTGCTCGTCGAGCACCTCCGGCTCGACCTCCGGCACCACCGCGAACGGGTCGCCCTGCGGTCGAGCCAGGAACGGATCGTCGGCCGGCTCTTCGGCATCGACCGGCTCGGGCTCGGGCGCGACCCGCGGCTCGGGCGCGACCTCCCGCGCCGGCACATCCGCCGGCACGGCACGGTGCGCCGCCGCGGCCGCGGCGAGCTCCGCCTGCAGCTCAGCGACGTCGAGCTGCACGGTCGGCACCTCGGCGATCTCCTGCGTCAGCGACCAGCCCGCCGCCGACGGCTCGTCGGCCGACCGGGCGACCGGCGGCAGCTCGACGGGCACGTACGGGTTGATCGCGGCCGCGAACGTGGCGTCGTCGACCTCGAAGGCGGGGCCGCTGTCGAGCGTCGCGACCAGCCGGGCGACCGGCTCGTCGTCGTCATCGGCGACCTGCTCGTCGACGATCTCGACCTGCTCCTCATCGACCTCGGCGAGCGGCGTCGCCGGTGCGCGATCGGCGTCGGCTCGCTGGATGCCCTCGGCGATCAGGGCGTCGAAGTCGTCTTCCCTGGACAGCTCGGTCATGCCGCATATCGTATGGGGAGGAGCCCTGACGCCCCTTCGCCACCACCGCGACCCGGCCTCTGGACCCGTCGCAACGCATCCCTCGTCGAGGAGGAACCGCATGCCGCACGTCGCCATCATCGGCGGGGGCCACAACGGGCTCACCGCCGCCGCGTACCTCGCCCGCGCGGGCGTGACCGTCACCGTGCTCGAACGGCTGCCGCACGTCGGCGGCGCGGCGGTCTCGGCGCAGGCCTTCGACGGGCTCGACGCGCGGCTGTCGCGCTACAGCTATCTGGTGAGCCTGCTGCCCGAGCAGATCATCCGCGACCTGGGGCTCGACGTGCGGCTCGCGCGCCGCCGCTACTCGTCGTACACGCCCGAGCCCGGCACCGATCGCG is a window encoding:
- a CDS encoding bifunctional proline dehydrogenase/L-glutamate gamma-semialdehyde dehydrogenase translates to MPVAPVVLTEPDTDDPHALAAIERVRSWLARPSEAKQEKSAERLAGLLQDPRGLDFAVGFVDKVIRPEDPKVSARNVETLSREMPGFLDWYLKLGLSAGGGLGLVAPKLVIPVVKRAMRDMFGHLVIDASPNRLAKPLARLREDGTRVDLTLLGEAVLGDEEAASRLEGIVALLKRDDVGSVSITVSSIAPQLQLWAFDETVDQVVDRLLPLYRLAAESNPPKLITLDTEEYRHLDLTIAVFERLLVRPELAKLEAGIALQAYLPDALAAYRRLAAFAKDRRAEGGAGIKVRLMKGANLAMERVDAAIHGWPLATAASKASSDASFKRVLREALLPENAFAVRLGVASHNLFDLAYAAELARDHGTHQRVDAEMLLGMAAEHRDAVREVFPHLVLAAPVVKPDQFDAAVGYLIRRLEENAAGENFMSSLSDMADPAVFQRERDRFLASIARLAEEDAAGEQRPNRTQNRLGDLADSVTHPTGFADEPDTDPSLPANRDWARQIVQRAAATQLGLRTLEMNRIDDWPTLERRIDRAAQAGAPWAELGAEHRASVLRDAAEALGVYRGRLVEIMLAETGMTLAEGDGEVSQAIDFARLHADQAILLEQVPDATPRPVHLTVVAPPWSAPVAIACSGVTAALATGSAVILKPAPRARRSAAVLCEALWEAGVPRDVLVLCDVDEGPVAQQLIAHPAVGRVILTGSSETAEMFSTWRDDLPLLGGTGGKNAIVVTPSADLELAAADIVRSAFLHAGQQCSAASVAILVGTVGDSERFRRQLADAASSLRVGSPLDARTHIGPLIEPARGALLRALTTLEDGEEWLLEPKALDASGRLWSPGIRDAVLPGTATHLTELFGPHLSLIEVDTLEEAIEVQNATDLGLTAGIHSLDPDEVEHWLDEVQAGSLFVNRGITGAVVRRQPIGGWKRSQVGPGAKAGGPNALVALVDWEPIERGPRESVRLHGLDPRVTAVIEAAQPSLDFLAFDRVRTGANSDPRWWEEEFGVSKDVSGLAVPPLAAERNVFRYRPAEVLIRVADDGTVVDLVRLLAAAARSRSAVRISSAVEVPAGVVRLSRQAIPQLRIDEVVEETDAQFHRRIQSGEALLPVRDEDALGIVHETEPVRRIRLVGTDARLRGALAGNAAVAVYDGAVTTEGRIELLPFLREQSVSITAHRFGHPDRAMLELPV